The following proteins are co-located in the Marinomonas profundi genome:
- a CDS encoding P-loop NTPase family protein: MGQVHFVGGEKGGVGKSMTARVLAQYYIDHEQPFLGFDCDASHATFSRFYSEFASPILIGEEDSLDGMLAAIEAYPERDLIIDLAAQAAQPLGKWIEETDVFGLLDEMGYQVCLWHVMDDGADSVALLDDLLDRYTQPSVDFVVVQNLGRGTDFSRFQKSDTFKKAVSRDALIIELPKLQSKLTQKIDFNSSSFWAVANDKGIMNIAERQRMKVWLRNSYEQLAQLG, translated from the coding sequence ATGGGTCAAGTACATTTTGTAGGCGGTGAAAAAGGCGGTGTTGGCAAATCCATGACGGCACGTGTATTGGCACAATATTATATTGATCACGAACAGCCCTTTTTAGGATTCGACTGCGATGCGTCTCATGCCACGTTTTCACGCTTTTATAGCGAGTTTGCTTCGCCCATTTTGATTGGCGAAGAAGACAGCCTAGACGGCATGTTAGCGGCGATCGAAGCATATCCAGAACGTGATTTGATCATTGACCTAGCCGCTCAGGCCGCTCAGCCACTAGGTAAATGGATTGAAGAAACCGACGTATTTGGCTTGTTAGATGAAATGGGCTATCAAGTCTGCCTTTGGCATGTCATGGACGATGGCGCCGATTCCGTCGCGCTACTAGACGATTTGCTTGACCGCTATACACAACCCTCAGTCGATTTTGTCGTCGTACAAAACCTAGGGCGAGGTACTGATTTTTCTCGTTTTCAAAAATCAGACACCTTTAAAAAAGCCGTGAGTCGTGACGCGTTAATCATTGAATTACCAAAACTACAAAGCAAACTCACCCAAAAAATTGACTTTAATAGCAGCAGCTTTTGGGCCGTAGCAAACGACAAAGGCATTATGAACATTGCCGAACGTCAGCGCATGAAAGTTTGGCTGCGCAACAGCTACGAGCAATTGGCACAACTTGGTTAA
- a CDS encoding GlsB/YeaQ/YmgE family stress response membrane protein: MEVLAFIVIGALAGWLAGQLVKGSGFGLVGNIVIGVVGSFVGGFAFQLLGLHSGSVWGSLVTATVGAVILLYVVRLAKS; this comes from the coding sequence ATGGAAGTACTGGCTTTTATAGTTATTGGTGCGTTAGCGGGATGGTTGGCAGGTCAGCTAGTGAAGGGGTCTGGCTTTGGTTTGGTCGGCAATATCGTTATTGGTGTGGTGGGTTCTTTTGTTGGGGGCTTTGCTTTTCAGCTGCTTGGTTTGCATTCGGGGAGCGTTTGGGGGTCCTTGGTTACCGCGACCGTCGGGGCGGTGATTTTGCTCTATGTTGTGCGCTTAGCAAAATCTTAA
- the nhaB gene encoding sodium/proton antiporter NhaB, whose product MKPSLSQSFGRNFLGASPLWYKQVIIAFLIINPIVLVVLGPFVAGWLLIIEFIFTLAMALKCYPLQPGGLLAIEAVVLGLTTPEGVYTEVSHNIEVILLLMFMVAGIYFMKDMLLFIFNKLLVKVKSKIVISLIFSFSAALLSAFLDALTVTAVLISVGVGFYSVYHKAASGQSSNKNHDHGKDDTILPVNTEDLNEFRSFLRDLLMHGAVGTALGGVSTLVGEPQNLLIAKVAGWDFLEFFLNVAPVSMPVLVAGLLTVVVLEKTAWFDYGAQLPDTVRDILNNFEKEESKKHTNKTKAQLIVQGVVAIILMLSLAFHVAEVGLVGLMVIVLLTSFNGIIEEHRIGHAFEESLPFTALLVVFFTVVSVIHAQHLFQPVIDIVLNMPTERQPIMLFIANGLLSAISDNVFVATVYINEIKAALDAGVITREHFDTLAVAVNTGTNLPSVATPNGQAAFLFLLTSAIAPLLRLSYGKMVWMALPYTVVLSIVGGLCVVYFL is encoded by the coding sequence ATGAAACCCTCATTATCCCAGTCGTTTGGACGGAACTTTCTCGGTGCCTCACCGCTCTGGTACAAACAAGTCATCATCGCGTTCTTAATCATAAACCCCATTGTTTTAGTGGTATTAGGGCCGTTCGTCGCAGGCTGGTTGCTGATTATCGAATTTATCTTCACCCTCGCCATGGCATTAAAATGCTACCCCTTACAGCCCGGTGGATTGCTCGCAATCGAGGCGGTGGTACTTGGCCTCACCACTCCCGAAGGTGTGTACACTGAAGTGTCTCATAACATCGAAGTTATCTTGTTATTGATGTTTATGGTGGCCGGCATTTACTTTATGAAAGACATGCTGCTGTTTATCTTCAATAAACTCTTAGTGAAAGTAAAATCGAAAATTGTCATTTCGTTAATTTTTAGCTTTTCCGCAGCACTACTTTCTGCTTTTTTGGACGCGTTAACCGTCACCGCTGTTTTGATCAGCGTTGGCGTCGGCTTTTATTCGGTGTATCACAAGGCCGCTTCCGGCCAAAGCTCCAACAAAAACCATGACCATGGTAAAGACGACACGATTTTGCCAGTCAATACCGAAGACCTAAATGAGTTCCGTTCGTTTTTACGCGACTTATTAATGCATGGCGCCGTCGGCACGGCTCTTGGCGGCGTGTCTACCTTAGTGGGTGAGCCACAAAACCTACTGATCGCTAAAGTCGCAGGATGGGATTTCCTTGAATTTTTCCTGAATGTGGCGCCTGTTTCTATGCCAGTGCTGGTTGCTGGCCTATTGACCGTCGTCGTTTTAGAAAAAACCGCTTGGTTTGACTATGGCGCCCAGCTCCCTGATACCGTTCGAGACATATTGAATAACTTTGAAAAAGAAGAAAGTAAAAAACACACCAACAAAACCAAAGCACAACTGATTGTTCAAGGTGTTGTCGCCATTATTCTGATGCTGTCTCTTGCGTTTCACGTCGCAGAAGTGGGCCTAGTAGGCCTAATGGTGATCGTCTTATTAACCTCCTTTAATGGCATCATTGAAGAGCACCGTATTGGTCACGCATTTGAAGAGTCTTTACCCTTCACCGCGCTATTAGTGGTGTTTTTTACCGTTGTGTCGGTCATTCATGCCCAGCATTTATTTCAACCGGTTATCGACATCGTGCTCAATATGCCTACTGAGCGCCAGCCCATCATGCTTTTCATCGCCAATGGTCTGCTATCAGCCATCAGCGACAACGTGTTTGTTGCAACCGTCTACATCAACGAAATCAAAGCCGCTTTAGACGCTGGTGTCATCACAAGAGAACACTTTGATACACTCGCCGTTGCGGTCAATACAGGTACCAACTTGCCAAGTGTAGCGACACCCAATGGCCAAGCAGCTTTCTTGTTCTTATTAACCTCTGCCATTGCGCCATTGCTACGCTTGTCTTATGGCAAAATGGTTTGGATGGCGCTGCCTTACACCGTTGTCCTGAGTATTGTTGGTGGACTTTGCGTGGTGTATTTTTTATAG
- the sohB gene encoding protease SohB: MEFLTDYAGFLLKLISVAVVIGFLLAIVASGKRKAQPGSLSVSKLNEGYDAMKAELDRQLLDKKTLKNIAKEKKKQTKLDKKAQKNAPKDSVVEESAKKRVYVLDFDGDIKASAVDTMREEITAVLSVATPQDEVVVRLESGGGVVHGYGLAASQLQRIREAHIPLTICVDKVAASGGYMMACVADKIIAAPFAILGSIGVVAQVPNVHRLLGKSLIDVELHTAGRYKRTLTMLGENTDEGREKFKQDLEDTHGLFKRFVSSQRPQLDIEEIATGETWYGSEALGNKLVDVVMTSDAYLVSHYEKADVVQVVYKQPKGMAERLGLSFFAVLEQKAVSWLGKLAQSRGY; the protein is encoded by the coding sequence TTGGAATTTTTAACTGACTATGCGGGTTTTTTATTGAAGTTGATCAGTGTCGCTGTGGTGATTGGCTTTTTGTTGGCAATAGTCGCCAGCGGCAAGCGCAAGGCACAGCCGGGCAGTTTATCGGTGAGTAAATTGAATGAAGGCTACGATGCCATGAAGGCAGAGTTGGATCGTCAATTATTGGATAAGAAGACCTTAAAAAATATAGCCAAAGAAAAAAAGAAACAAACAAAACTGGATAAGAAAGCTCAAAAAAACGCCCCTAAAGACAGTGTTGTAGAAGAAAGCGCGAAAAAGCGTGTCTATGTGCTGGATTTTGATGGCGACATAAAGGCATCTGCCGTCGATACAATGCGCGAAGAAATCACCGCGGTTCTTAGTGTGGCGACACCGCAAGATGAAGTGGTCGTTCGTTTAGAAAGTGGTGGCGGTGTGGTGCATGGTTATGGCTTGGCGGCGTCTCAATTGCAGCGTATTCGCGAAGCTCATATTCCGTTAACCATCTGTGTTGATAAAGTGGCGGCCAGTGGTGGCTACATGATGGCGTGTGTGGCCGATAAGATTATTGCGGCTCCGTTTGCTATTTTGGGGTCGATTGGTGTGGTTGCGCAAGTTCCTAATGTACACCGTTTGTTGGGTAAAAGTTTGATCGATGTGGAGCTTCATACGGCTGGGCGTTATAAGCGCACGCTGACCATGTTGGGGGAAAATACCGATGAGGGTCGTGAAAAGTTCAAGCAAGACTTAGAAGACACGCATGGCTTATTTAAGCGTTTTGTTTCCTCGCAGCGCCCACAGTTAGACATTGAAGAGATTGCGACAGGTGAAACCTGGTATGGCTCGGAAGCATTGGGCAATAAATTGGTGGATGTGGTCATGACGAGCGACGCTTATCTGGTCTCTCATTATGAGAAAGCCGATGTGGTGCAGGTTGTCTACAAACAGCCAAAAGGTATGGCGGAGCGTTTAGGCTTGTCATTTTTTGCGGTGTTAGAGCAAAAAGCGGTCTCTTGGCTGGGAAAGTTGGCGCAGTCGCGTGGCTATTAG